In the Microcebus murinus isolate Inina chromosome 14, M.murinus_Inina_mat1.0, whole genome shotgun sequence genome, one interval contains:
- the LOC142875385 gene encoding maestro heat-like repeat-containing protein family member 7, producing the protein MNMFMVPLVFGVGLSQELIRDEPLGRISSPIRQKAMAIIADVRNLRPVLDADSREELLVTCWESVLCLPASEGLAEEVSDPSEGRANVGLFSMTMQSLRSLLEALVTEKPTEIQSCLELLEMWLNSRNDHERERAMWCATCLLGFTVKMNNFQVETPFPRLGHLVRMLAMHCQDPVDGVRSLAAEAVYNLYRILLLQKQMTRETQGPLEGEGTSEAYSPHSFYDNTIQIGKVFAEYFTEIQLCDLVLEAIEGLTDDKAKLSLAAAQLMNAVIEERGRDMIKVEAIVEGILGQLNKNLEARTEEETLQAMCSLTGSNTRAVVSVLLSKPWPWDSSTLAMWKAFGAQWDTILSVVQLFTDILEKKRSREDAEELDAQPVAVTCVLCEMLSRSLCLEAVQQNFPRLLLAVLYHLYWVTEQNARQKMAVSREEGTLDSESESFDPASCALEVVKLVLAAADERVVSHADDLHCWDLLSSSTSFHTWVMDLTRAMVKTCDPSLLHELMALVQKSLHSVDEGRKILARAVYAQLLWHPSVGHTLMPQSLGTVTEWFKDPDISMVEISLRGITNLALYPELSEALGRLVPYLRGFLSAEARVAVQALEGLQNIMQHTRDKDIQGMFCSICQHLRPLISDPLSLEQSRNPCHLLQ; encoded by the exons ATGAACATGTTCATGGTTCCCCTGGTCTTCGGGGTGGGGCTGTCACAGGAGCTGATCAGGGACGAGCCACTGGGCCGCATCTCCAGCCCCATCCGGCAGAAGGCCATGGCCATCATCGCCGACGTCAG GAATCTCAGGCCGGTCTTGGACGCAGACAGCAGAGAAGAGCTCCTCGTCACGTGCTGGGAGAGtgtgctctgcctgcccgcctccgAGGGCCTGGCCGAGGAGGTGTCCGATCCCAGCGAGGGCCGGGCTAACGTG GGCCTGTTCAGCATGACCATGCAGTCTCTCCGGAGTCTCCTGGAGGCATTGGTCACGGAGAAGCCCACTGAGATCCAGTCCTGCTTGGAG CTTCTAGAGATGTGGCTGAATTCCAGGAACGACCACGAGCGGGAACGGGCCATGTGGTGTGCTACCTGTCTTCTTGGCTTTACTGTCAAAATGAATAACTTCCAA GTGGAAACTCCGTTCCCCCGGCTGGGGCACCTGGTGCGGATGCTGGCCATGCACTGCCAGGACCCAGTGGACGGCGTCCGCTCCTTGGCCGCCGAGGCCGTCTACAACCTCTACCGTATCCTCCTGCTGCAAAAGC AGATGACGAGGGAAACACAAGGGCCGTTGGAGGGAGAGGGCACGAGTGAAGCCTACAGTCCCCACAGCTTCTATGACAACACCATTCAGATTGGCAAG GTGTTTGCAGAGTACTTCACCGAGATCCAGCTCTGCGACCTGGTGCTGGAGGCCATTGAGGGCCTGACCGACGACAAGGCCAAGTTGTCTCTGGCTGCTGCCCAGCTGATGAATGCTGTCATAGAAGAGCGGGGCAGAGACATGATAAAG GTTGAGGCAATTGTGGAGGGCATCCTTGGACAGCTCAACAAGAATCTGGAGGCCAGGACAGAGGAGGAGACCCTGCAGGCCATGTGCTCTCTGACAGGCAGCAACACCCGTGCTGTGGTCTCCGTGTTGCTCAGCAAGCCCTGGCCCTGGGACAG CTCCACTCTGGCAATGTGGAAGGCATTTGGCGCCCAGTGGGACACCATACTCAGTGTCGTGCAGCTGTTCACAGACATCCTGGAAAAGAAACGCTCCAGAGAGGATGCAGAGGAGCTCGATGCCCAGCCTGTGGCG GTGACATGTGTCTTGTGTGAGATGCTGTCAAGATCCCTGTGCCTGGAGGCTGTCCAGCAAAACTTCCCACGGCTGTTGCTGGCAGTGCTCTATCATCTCTACTGGGTGACTGAGCAAAATGCTCGCCAGAAGATGGCAGTGTCCAGAGAAGAGGGGACCCTGGACAGCGAGAGCGAGTCCTTTGACCCCGCTAG TTGTGCCCTGGAGGTGGTCAAGTTGGTATTGGCAGCTGCGGACGAGCGAGTGGTGTCCCATGCAGATGACCTCCACTGCTGGGACCTTCTTTCCAGCTCCACGTCTTTCCACACTTGGGTCATGGACCTGACAAG AGCAATGGTAAAGACGTGTGACCCCTCCCTCCTTCATGAACTGATGGCCCTTGTGCAGAAGTCCCTCCACAGCGTCGATGAGGGTCGGAAAATCCTGGCCAGGGCTGTCTATGCGCAG CTCCTGTGGCACCCATCAGTGGGGCACACCCTGATGCCCCAGTCTCTGGGTACTGTCACCGAGTGGTTCAAGGACCCCGACATCAGCATGGTGGAAATCAGCCTGCGGGGCATCACCAACCTGGCCTTGTACCCGGAACTT TCAGAGGCTCTCGGGAGGCTGGTTCCATACTTACGCGGCTTCCTGAGTGCTGAGGCGCGGGTGGCCGTGCAGGCGCTGGAGGGCCTGCAGAACATCATGCAGCACACGCGGGACAAGGACATCCAGGGAATGTTCTGCAGCATCTGCCAGCACCTGCGTCCCCTCATCAGTGAT CCCCTGAGCTTAGAGCAGTCCCGGaacccctgccacctcctgcagTAG
- the LOC142875658 gene encoding maestro heat-like repeat-containing protein family member 7, producing the protein MKYKLGATMKRELYTFLVPLLLNMQEENSEVVKACGGALAEWAKLIGWASLTHTLQHTTLGDRLQVLQDTCAYLVHEGKYQLVGQLLSQSFEFLESPQTSLRAAALNFIGCTLRNIDRNRIHEEDLQVIRTALERVEDDGDQTITSLAQALLEEVGSNPASQFPTPRKTILGIRIPQRKTHLFKKGKNNPRRKSCPRKIRAFFHRWRNRRVMDAPP; encoded by the exons ATGAAGTACAAGCTGGGAGCCACAATGAAAAGGGAACTGTATACATTTCTGGTCCCGTTGCTGCTGAACATGCAGGAGGAAAACAGCGAGGTGGTCAAG GCCTGTGGAGGGGCGCTTGCTGAATGGGCAAAGCTGATTGGCTGGGCGTCTCTGACCCACACCTTGCAGCACACCACCCTCGGTGACCGCCTCCAGGTGTTACAGGACACATGCGCCTACCTG GTCCACGAGGGCAAATACCAGCTGGTGGGGCAGTTACTGTCCCAGAGCTTTGAGTTCCTGGAGAGCCCGCAGACCTCCCTCAGGGCAGCTGCCCTCAATTTCATAG GATGCACACTGAGAAACATTGATAGGAACCGCATCCACGAGGAGGACCTGCAGGTGATCAGGACTG CTCTAGAACGTGTAGAAGACGATGGGGACCAAACCATAACATCTTTGGCCCAAGCCTTACTAGAAGAAGTTGGGAGCAATCCTGCCTCCCAGTTCCCCACTCCAAGAAAGACCATACTGGGCATCAGAATCCCACAGAGGAAGACACACctcttcaaaaaaggaaaaaacaacccTCGTCGAAAGAGCTGTCCCCGAAAAATTCGCGCCTTCTTTCACAGGTGGCGCAACAGACGCGTTATGGATGCTCCACCGTGA